One stretch of Armigeres subalbatus isolate Guangzhou_Male chromosome 2, GZ_Asu_2, whole genome shotgun sequence DNA includes these proteins:
- the LOC134209937 gene encoding uncharacterized protein LOC134209937, translated as MLQFIKNFLSDRTFRVLVGNQTSRATKEETGVPQGSVIAVTLFLIAMEGVFDRLPKGIYILVYADDVLLVVTGKHPKATRRKLQAAVNDIAKWAKSAGYVMSAAIDKIPIPIKKTCKILGVTVDRELNFSDHCNRVRGECASRINIVKSISKSRLRVANTIICCRLLYGIEMSSLNLDNLIALLGPTYNRTIRIVSGLLPSTPADVACAEAGVLPFRFQATAALCSRAIGHSERTKASQNHDHLNDNANTALHNLCGKNIPKIAGLRRLGPRHWQTPPPKVDLKLKERLSRNPNPAVAQETFKNRIRERYQKHDIRFTDGSKAAGRVGIGIYSSTLDESYRLSDRCTVYSAEAAAIYRAMAIPSTLPILIVSDSASVPGVTSQQASMDPSDRIRIPGNEYADALANLGRTDGFMSREVPAADAKLWVKTEIATAWANDWRRQRNFCRMLKNSTLPGNDSDNRREQVVLSRLITGHTNVTHNLGGTSLHNRCEECDCTLNINHIFGTCPIYHTARTNNNISNAYSALQNNPLDERNTINFLKDAYLYTRI; from the exons ATGTTGCAGTTCATCAAAAATTTCCTATCAGACCGAACCTTTAGGGTCCTGGTAGGAAACCAAACATCAAGAGCAACCAAGGAAGAAACCGGGGTCCCCCAGGGCTCAGTAATTGCCGTCACCCTCTTCCTCATCGCGATGGAAGGCGTCTTCGACCGACTACCGAAAGGGATATACATCCTGGTGTACGCCGACGACGTCCTGCTGGTGGTTACAGGAAAGCACCCCAAGGCTACGCGGCGGAAACTacaagcggccgtcaacgacaTAGCCAAATGGGCCAAATCAGCTGGTTACGTTATGTCTGCGG CCATCGACAAAATTCCCATCCCTATCAAGAAAACCTGCAAGATCCTCGGTGTCACAGTGGACAGGGAACTCAATTTCAGTGACCACTGCAACCGAGTACGGGGTGAATGTGCATCCAGAATCAATATCGTAAAGAGCATTTCAAAAAGTAGGCTCCGAGTAGCGAATACAATCATCTGCTGCCGACTCCTCTACGGCATCGAGATGAGCAGCCTCAACCTTGACAACCTCATCGCCCTGCTAGGGCCAACATATAACAGGACTATCCGGATAGTCTCCGGACTGCTCCCGTCGACCCCGGCGGATGTGGCCTGCGCCGAGGCCGGTGTGCTACCCTTCCGTTTCCAAGCCACCGCCGCCCTCTGCAGCAGGGCCATCGGTCACTCCGAGAGAACAAAAGCAAGCCAAAACCACGACCACCTCAACGACAACGCCAACACGGCTCTCCACAACCTCTGCGGTAAAAACATCCCCAAGATCGCCGGCCTCCGACGCCTGGGACCGAGACACTGGCAAACCCCCCCTCCCAAAGTAGACCTCAAGCTCAAAGAACGCCTCTCAAGAAACCCAAACCCAGCTGTAGCACAGGAAACCTTCAAAAACCGCATCCGGGAAAGGTACCAGAAACACGACATCCGATTCACGGACGGGTCCAAGGCTGCCGGCAGAGTCGGCATCGGAATTTACTCCTCCACCCTCGATGAATCGTACCGACTGTCGGACCGTTGCACGGTCTACTCAGCTGAAGCAGCCGCAATCTACAGGGCCATGGCCATACCCAGCACACTGCCGATCCTCATCGTTTCGGACTCGGCTAGTGTCCCTGGCGTCACCAGCCAGCAAGCATCCATGGATCCAAGCGATCGAATCA GAATACCCGGCAACGAATATGCAGACGCACTGGCCAATCTCGGAAGAACCGACGGCTTTATGAGCAGAGAAGTCCCGGCAGCGGACGCCAAACTGTGGGTAAAAACAGAAATCGCCACAGCATGGGCAAACGACTGGCGACGGCAGAGAAACTTCTGTCGCATGCTGAAGAACTCGACCCTACCAGGCAACGATAGCGACAACCGTCGCGAGCAAGTGGTGCTCTCCAGACTGATAACGGGCCACACCAACGTCACCCATAACTTGGGTGGCACCAGCTTACATAACAGATGCGAGGAGTGTGATTGCACTCTGAACATCAACCACATCTTCGGCACATGCCCGATCTACCACACAGCCCGCACCAACAACAACATCTCCAATGCCTACTCGGCCCTGCAAAACAACCCGCTGGACGAGAGGAACACAATCAACTTCCTCAAAGACGCCTACCTCTACACTAGAATATAA
- the LOC134209938 gene encoding uncharacterized protein LOC134209938, producing MWTSTPEALDRDEIAEKDALSKLVSKHYADSKRGAKISNLNVGDKWYVGVLFTRNVADAKRITEDVDNDGEIRAGEITEKQIATELNTDNDLAINPTNDVENQITGYDFPPEDRFDKAMDRDSSTSSDGRNERPKRAHQKPRKFDDMVLYTIFE from the exons ATGTGGACGAGCACACCCGAAGCTTTGGATCGAGATGAAATTGCTGAAAAAGATGCTTTATCTAAATTGGTAAGCAAACACTATGCTGATTCGAAGCGGGGTGCCAAGATTTCCAATTTGAACGTTGGAGATAAA TGGTACGTAGGGGTGCTGTTCACCAGAAACGTAGCAGATGCTAAACGGATTACGGAAGATGTTGATAATGATGGTGAAATTCGGGCAGGTGAAATAACAGAAAAGCAGATAGCGACAG AACTCAATACGGACAACGATCTGGCGATCAATCCAACAAATGATGTCGAAAATCAGATAACTGGttatgattttccaccagaagatCGATTCGATAAGGCTATGGATCGGGATAGTTCGACGAGTAGTGATGGCCGTAATGAAAGACCCAAACGTGCACATCAAAAACCACGGAAGTTTGATGATATGGTGCTGTatacaatttttgaatga
- the LOC134209939 gene encoding uncharacterized protein LOC134209939, with protein MKDLIDLVRDRELEKANEDEFQRSHTHKEMKTIAAFSQYTNEAPNQFRGNWHQNSEHWRYGVRGRQGSNRGRGRGMSNRGSLNNRSSGSVGNCWRCGSVYHQPSNCPVIQKVCRNCGGLGHIARVCSKVSEQVLQSGPRKRRNDHKEEVNDLKIAVIEKNGEMKDEATIVLLPESSCSEQNMNYEGKYSQALYEEQKEKTNEIQSIVAENKAYIRAYVAKTPIKLFIDSGAQVNTVTKHDFEKNLDNAHSKDSLLALEYSSDKRLKAYASEVDINVIANFSAELFISEDRPATIEKFYVVDEIRSLLGFNTAVRYSVLAVGLDVPVGPHINSPWKCELNTGFCYQIQDCTAEFPKFNVPRFR; from the exons ATGAAGGATCTCATCGATCTAGTAAGAGATCGTGAACTGGAAAAAGCGAATGAAGACGAATTTCAAAGAAGTCACACTCACAAGGAAATGAAAACGATTGCTGCTTTCTCGCAGTATACTAACGAAGCGCCGAATCAGTTCCGTGGCAACTGGCATCAAAATTCTGAACACTGGCGTTACGGGGTTAGAGGACGTCAGGGATCAAACCGTGGAAGAGGACGTGGAATGTCGAATCGTGGATCGCTCAACAACCGATCAAGTGGATCTGTCGGTAATTGCTGGAGATGTGGCAGTGTTTACCACCAGCCCAGTAATTGTCCGGTGATTCAGAAAGTATGTCGTAACTGTGGTGGGTTAGGCCATATCGCACGAGTATGTTCGAAGGTTTCAGAGCAGGTATTACAGTCGGGACCTCGTAAGCGAAGAAATGACCATAAAGAAGAGGTTAACGATTTGAAAATTGCTGTTATCGAGAAAAATGGAGAGATGAAAGATGAG GCTACTATTGTGTTGTTGCCAGAATCTTCATGCTCAGAACAGAATATGAATTATGAGGGAAAATACAGTCAAGCTCTATATGAGGAGCAGAAAGAGAAGACCAATGAAATTCAGAGTATAGTTGCCGAAAACAAAGCGTACATAAGAGCTTACGTAGCGAAGACACCCATCAAGTTGTTCATAGACTCGGGTGCCCAGGTCAACACCGTAACCaaacatgattttgaaaaaaatctggataACGCACATAGCAAGGACAGTCTACTAGCTTTGGAATATTCTTCGGATAAACGGCTGAAGGCCTACGCTTCGGAAGTCGATATTAATGTGATTGCAAACTTTTCGGCTGAGTTGTTTATTTCAGAAGACAGGCCCGCTACGATTGAAAAGTTCTATGTTGTCGACGAAATTCGATCTCTTCTGGGATTCAATACGGCAGTCCGGTACAGTGTGCTTGCCGTGGGATTAGATGTTCCTGTGGGTCCTCATATTAATTCGCCATGGAAATGTGAACTAAACACAGGCTTCTGTTATCAAATTCAAGACTGTACGGCTGAGTTTCCGAAATTTAATGTACCCCGATTTCGTTGA
- the LOC134209941 gene encoding uncharacterized protein LOC134209941: MESSSTLDDDNGAVIHVVRESKKVVKKRLKAALEENDALRARLAQLEQASVCNKPENDEDNHQQDIQNSPVALRDDSNLLATMNNWTLSTINIPECTPSDGETDIDKSAFEYWKDTFISSIKLVNSTDEDTLFGLLKSRLDPNCGKSTKRQ; the protein is encoded by the exons ATGGAGTCCAGTTCGACACTAGATGACGACAATGGCGCAGTCATCCATGTTGTGAG AGAATCGAAGAAAGTAGTCAAGAAGCGATTGAAAGCAGCTCTGGAAGAAAATGACGCATTAAGAGCACGTCTTGCTCAACTCGAGCAAGCATCAGTTTGCAATAAGCCTGAGAATGATGAAGATAATCATCAACAGGATATTCAGAATAGTCCTGTTGCCTTGAGAGATGATTCGAATTTGCTCGCTACAATGAATAATTGGACTTTGAGTACAATTAATATACCAGAGTGTACTCCTTCGGATGGAGAGACTGATATCGATAAGAGTGCCTTTGAGTATTGGAAAGACACATTCATATCATCCATAAAGTTGGTTAATTCCACTGACGAAGACACGTTGTTTGGACTTTTAAAGTCAAGGCTGGACCCAAATTGCGGGAAATCTACCAAACGACAGTAA
- the LOC134212720 gene encoding septin-interacting protein 1, which produces MADEEYERFEITDYDLDNEFNPNRRNRRPTKHQQIYGIWADEDSENEDPDEGSSRRGRGRLGKKPKDYTAPIGFVAGGIQQAGKKKVEEKKESDGEQEDDDEDDRPRFGGAPSGTSSESESEVVARANDFRSMAGFRKYPARSGGPSVGKGVGGWEQHTKGIGAKLLLQMGYQPGKGLGKDLQGIAAPIEAHLRKGRGAIGAYGPEKKTVVMDQKLKKEKEDTKEIKDKDASQQWRKDKHKGRYFYKSVEDVIEKGKRTYTLFDKNSKLSNVKVIDMTGPESRVLSGYHALGQAKVVDEDLYDSKATKETSNFGLPELVHNLNLIVEYCEQDIIAIDKQKCEAKDREEQLEIEKENLIRITQLEEDYIQTLEGALDLVKALVEPESGSVSLEECERIFVRIQGDFPAEYREFGLADLAPGVVAPLIAARLKEWNPFIDPTLHLDLFKRWRSILGSSDTEKRNLLDPYSGLIWSGVIPSIRSAATTWDPRIHQPMIALLDAWAPLLPSWILDNVLEQIVMNKLTTAVGEWDPLTDTIPIHIWIQPWAGILGSKMESNIYPTIREKLSKALKAWNPEDRSARAMITPWKGVMADEDLQVFLTKNIIPKLELRLTELVINPLQQDLEIFNQVWEWSELISTIQMASILDKFFFPKWIQTLVLWLNQSPNFDQVTRWYQGWKSQFTEDIIRQANIKESFRKALELMQRSIGITTGSSSTSSSSASVTVEPMDTIPPPPKPPIISDIHVDASPTLEFKELVSQKCAERGIIFAPMPGRREMGKQVYRVGKLFCYIDRSVCIVSLDGGVNWTPISLTALIERAISG; this is translated from the exons ATGGCAGACGAGGAGTACGAGCGTTTTGAGATCACCGACTACGATCTGGACAATGAGTTCAATCCGAATCGCCGCAATCGGCGTCCAACCAAGCACCAGCAAATCTACGGCATTTGGGCGGACGAGGATTCGGAAAACGAAGATCCCGATGAAGGGTCTTCGCGACGCGGTCGTGGCCGCCTCGGTAAGAAACCAAAAGATTATACGGCCCCGATTGGTTTTGTGGCCGGTGGTATCCAGCAGGCGGGTAAGAAGAAGGTAGAGGAAAAAAAGGAAAGCGATGGCGAGCAGGAGGATGATGATGAGGACGATCGGCCGCGGTTTGGAGGGGCCCCGAGCGGGACCAGTTCGGAATCCGAGTCGGAAGTGGTGGCAAGGGCAAACGATTTCCGATCGATGGCTGGATTTAGGAAGTATCCGGCTCGAAGTGGTGGACCATCAGTTGGGAAGGGAGTTGGCGGATGGGAGCAGCACACAAAAGGAATTGGGGCGAAGCTTCTACTGCAGATGGGTTACCAGCCTGGAAAAGGTTTGGGTAAGGATTTGCAGGGAATTGCAGCTCCTATCGAGGCTCACTTGAGGAAGGGCCGGGGAGCTATTGGAGCGTATGGTCCGGAGAAGAAAACGGTGGTCATGGATCAGAAgttgaagaaggagaaggaagataCGAAGGAAATTAAGGACAAAGATGCCAGTCAACAGTGGAGGAAGGATAAGCACAAAGGGCGATACTTCTATAAAAGCGTGGAGGATGTGATTGAAAAAGGGAAGAGAACGTACACTCTATTTGATAAGAATTCGAAGCTAAGTAATGTAAAGGTAATTGATATGACCGGGCCAGAGAGTAGAGTTTTGAGCGGATATCATGCCCTGGGACAGGCGAAAGTGGTGGACGAAGATCTCTACGATTCCAAAGCAACGAAGGAAACATCCAATTTTGGGTTGCCTGAATTGGTGCACAACTTGAACTTGATCGTCGAATATTGCGAACAAGATATAATTGCTATAGACAAGCAGAAGTGTGAAGCAAAAGATCGAGAGGAGCAGCTGGAAATAGAAAAGGAAAATTTGATTCGGATCACACAGCTGGAGGAAGATTACATTCAAACCTTGGAAGGAGCTTTGGATTTGGTGAAGGCGTTGGTCGAACCTGAAAGCGGTTCCGTTTCTTTGGAAGAGTGTGAAAGGATTTTCGTACGAATTCAAGGCGATTTCCCTGCAGAGTATAGGGAATTCGGTTTGGCAGATTTGGCTCCAGGAGTTGTTGCTCCTCTAATAGCTGCTCGTCTCAAAGAATGGAATCCATTCATAGACCCAACTCTCCATTTAGACTTGTTCAAACGATGGCGTTCCATATTGGGTTCTTCAGATACGGAGAAACGTAACCTTCTGGATCCTTACTCGGGTTTGATTTGGTCTGGAGTTATTCCAAGCATTCGTTCTGCTGCTACAACTTGGGATCCCCGGATTCATCAACCGATGATTGCTCTTCTGGACGCTTGGGCTCCTCTACTGCCGTCGTGGATCTTGGACAATGTCTTGGAACAGATTGTCATGAATAAGCTGACTACGGCTGTCGGGGAGTGGGATCCGCTGACGGACACCATTCCGATTCACATCTGGATTCAGCCATGGGCTGGAATACTGGGTTCGAAGATGGAATCCAACATTTATCCGACCATTCGAGAGAAACTGAGCAAGGCTTTGAAGGCCTGGAATCCCGAGGATCGTTCGGCACGGGCGATGATCACCCCCTGGAAAGGTGTTATGGCTGACGAGGATCTGCAGGTGTTCTTGACAAAGAACATTATTCCGAAGCTGGAGTTACGATTGACGGAGCTGGTGATTAACCCGTTGCAGCAAGACTTGG aAATCTTCAATCAAGTATGGGAATGGAGCGAACTGATCTCCACCATCCAGATGGCGTCCATTCTGGACAAGTTCTTCTTCCCCAAATGGATCCAAACTTTAGTGCTTTGGTTGAATCAATCGCCCAACTTCGACCAAGTCACCCGATGGTACCAAGGCTGGAAGTCTCAATTCACCGAAGACATCATTCGGCAAGCGAACATCAAAGAAAGCTTCCGCAAGGCATTGGAACTGATGCAGCGCTCGATCGGCATTACAACCGGATCGTCGTCTACGTCTTCCTCCTCGGCATCAGTCACGGTGGAACCGATGGACACGATACCGCCACCTCCAAAACCGCCCATTATTTCCGACATTCACGTCGATGCGTCCCCAACGTTGGAGTTCAAGGAGTTGGTGTCGCAGAAGTGTGCCGAGCGGGGAATCATCTTTGCGCCGATGCCCGGCCGACGGGAGATGGGGAAGCAGGTGTACCGAGTGGGCAAACTGTTTTGCTACATCGATCGGTCGGTTTGTATCGTCAGCTTGGACGGAGGTGTCAACTGGACGCCGATTTCGCTGACGGCGTTGATCGAACGGGCCATAAGTGGATAA